A region from the Cryptococcus decagattii chromosome 5, complete sequence genome encodes:
- a CDS encoding calcium/proton exchanger, with amino-acid sequence MSRQNALHEEPSLTDSPLSSPALPDYGPHSSTTPITSNGAPESTTNSDSTGPRRRQQPSRQVTLDANLPTATGRQTTESARTQRSRAGSRRTSDSLDPNTGLVRRVTTVLFTPPKKVGKAPTYWGSFKAAITSTWLNVLLVFIPIGWALYLAKHNGGKDSISDTAVFCCTFIAIIPLAGLLGFATEEAALRLGQTLGGLLNATLGNAVELIVAILALIKCELQVVQSSLVGSILSNILLVLGMCFFAGGVRFAEQAIKSTAAQLNASLLLIAVIAVLIPSAFHFSISSSTSNTDASELANGEGADLLSMSHAVSILLLILYLGYLVFQMWTHATYYVDDAVTGSTQYPEAVTNVSEKLKFRNFHRKKHDEEEGYSTATTVSEGTVPPSARAEGGEVPATHGPGTAASETGNRIEHEGEEEEEEEETPQMNVVCTIALMVIDTVLVGVTAEFLVDSINGMVASNPSLSAEWVGLILLPIVGNAAEHFTAVSVSVKDKLDLSISVAVGSSIQIALFVIPVIELLAWTIGKPMTLLFDPYESIVLFLSVLIVNQTLADGRSNWMEGMVLMMLYIIIAVSFWYYPGSSTATLLGCKDSSSVTG; translated from the exons ATGTCTCGCCAAA ACGCCCTTCACGAGGAGCCTTCACTCACCGACTCCCCATTGAGCTCTCCAGCGCTCCCAGACTATGGGCCCCATTCATCCACGACTCCTATTACATCCAATGGCGCACCTGAAAGCACAACCAACTCTGATTCTACTGGACCGCGGCGACGCCAACAACCAAGCAGACAAGTTACGCTTGATGCAAATCTACCCACCGCCACCGGACGCCAAACAACAGAAAGCGCTCGGACGCAGCGCAGCAGGGCAGGCTCAAGACGGACGTCAGATAGTTTAGATCCCAATACAGGTCTGGTAAGACGGGTTACAACGGTGTTGTTTACGCCCCCGAAGAAGGTTGGTAAGGCGCCGACATACTGGGGGAGTTTCAAAGCTGCGATAACAAGCACTTGGTT AAACGTTTTGCTTGTGTTTATACCCATCGGATGGGCGCTTTATCTTGCAAAGCATAATGGTGGAAAGGACAGCATCTCTGACACGGCTGTTTTCTGCTGTACCTTTATCGCTATTATCCCTCTGGCCGGTTTGCTTGGGTTTGCCACCGAAGAGGCGGCTTTACGATTAGGACAAACACTTGGTGGTCTGCTCAACGCCACTTTGGGAAATGCCGTCGAGTTGATTGTTGCCATTCTTGCTCTtatcaag TGCGAGCTGCAAGTCGTGCAATCATCCCTTGTCGGTTCTATCCTAAGTAATatccttctcgtcctcgGCATGTGCTTTTTTGCAGGTGGTGTCCGATTCGCCGAACAAGCTATCAAATCTACCGCCGCCCAACTCAACGCATCTTTACTGCTCATTGCGGTTATCGCCGTGCTCATCCCTTCTGCTTTCCACTTTTCCATTAGCTCGAGTACGAGTAACACGGATGCTAGCGAGCTGGCCAATGGTGAGGGCGCTGATTTGTTGTCGATGAGTCACGCTGTGTCGATCTTGCTTTTGATTTTGTACCTTGGTTATTTGGTCTTCCAAATGTGGACTCACGCC ACTTATTATGTCGACGATGCCGTAACAGGCTCGACCCAGTACCCGGAAGCAGTCACCAACGTCTCTGAGAAACTCAAGTTCCGCAATTTCCACCGTAAGAAACacgacgaagaggaaggttACTCGACCGCGACGACAGTATCGGAAGGTACTGTTCCTCCTAGCGCGCGTGCAGAGGGTGGAGAGGTACCAGCGACTCATGGTCCTGGAACTGCTGCTTCTGAGACTGGAAATCGGATTGAGCATGagggcgaagaagaggaagaggaggaagagacaCCGCAAATGAATGTCGTTTGCACTATC GCTTTGATGGTTATTGATACCGTTCTTGTCGGAGTGACTGCCGAGTTCTTGGTTGATAGTATTAATGGCATGGTCGCAAGCAATCCTAGTCTGTCTGCAGAATGGGTCGGTTTAATCTTGCTTCCTATC GTCGGTAATGCGGCGGAGCACTTTACAGCTGTGTCAGTGTCCGTCAAGGACAAGCTGGACCTGTCAATCTCTGTTGCT GTGGGATCATCGATTCAAATCGCCTTGTTTGTTATTCCGGTCATCGAACTTCTTGCTTGGACCATTGGCAAGCCCATGACACTTCTTTTCGACC CTTACGAGTCTATCGTGCTTTTCTTGTCTGTATTGATCGTAAACCAAACTTTGGCGGACGGGCGATCAAA TTGGATGGAAGGTATGGTCCTAATGATGCTCTATATCATCATCGCTGTATCGTTCTGGTACTACCCC GGATCATCCACAGCCACATTATTAGGCTGTAAAGATTCATCCAGCGTCACTGGCTAG
- a CDS encoding S-adenosylmethionine decarboxylase proenzyme, which yields MTAELTPSIENQALTSPGPFEGPEKLLEVWFAPSVEELPSAEEVEGKIAGGLKTRPAKENGGWQGLRKVPREVWEEMLDIVKCKVLSMVEGDDLDAYLLSESSLFVAPHVLILKTCGTTLNLLGLYRIIEIAREYCGFSNVWRCFYSRKSFFFPERQQGPHKDWRDEVQFLDSVFGTAGAAYTVGPMNRDHWLLYLTTPNSQPILPSDPRPSTLSLPASSSSSSISAPAFPSSSTITYQDTTLEILMTHLSPTARAPFFHDSDSFASPSTTPGHVLGEAISRKLGIDELFSKEETTLDSFGFDPCGYSANAVIGSGLPVSGKDGKEGGGYFTIHVTPEEGWSYASFECNVPLPSSSSSSSGALAKRPDLQTLIRNVVNIFQPSRLSITLFVSTPPSSSSPGSSEAEVKAWNSFGTDLLGNEFVRKDRIGYEFDGYDLVFACFEKKGWVEPKLEFGSEAKESL from the exons ATGACCGCCGAGCTCACTCCTTCCATCGAAAACCAAGCACTCACTTCCCCAGGCCCATTCGAAGGTCCCGAAAAGCTTTTGGAGGTATGGTTCGCTCCTTCTGTGGAAGAATTGCCTTCCGCCGAGGAAGTTGAGGGGAAAATTGCCGGTGGGCTTAAAACACGCCCCGCAAAGGAAAATGGAGGATGGCAGGGGCTGAGGAAGGTGCCGAGAGAGGTCTGGGAGGAGATGTTGGATATTGTAAAATGCAAGGTTTTGAGTATGGTAGAAGGTGATGATTTAGATGCTTACCTCTTGTC GGAATCATCACTCTTCGTCGCGCCTCATGTGCTAATCCTCAAGACATGCGGCACCACGCTCAATCTTCTGGGCCTTTACCGTATCATTGAGATCGCGCGAGAATACTGTGGATTCAGCAATGTTTGGAGATGTTTCTATTCGAGAAAgagtttcttcttcccagaGAGACAGCAAGGCCCCCATAAAGATTGGAGAGACGAAGTGCAATTTCTGGACAGCGTCTTTG GAACGGCGGGTGCAGCGTACACTGTTGGTCCTATGAACAGGGATCATTGGCTCTTGTACCTCACCACTCCCAACTCCCAACCTATCCTTCCGTCTGACCCCAGACCTTCTACCCTTTCTCTCcctgcctcttcctcttcttcctctatTTCCGCTCCCGCgttcccctcctcctccaccatcaCATACCAAGATACCACTCTTGAAATCCTCATGACCCACCTCTCCCCCACTGCCCGCGCTCCCTTTTTCCACGACTCAGACTCCTTCGCCTCCCCCTCTACCACCCCAGGCCATGTGCTCGGTGAGGCCATCTCCCGGAAGCTTGGGATCGATGAACTTTTCTCAAAGGAAGAGACGACTTTGGATTCGTTTGGGTTTGATCCCTGTGGGTATAGCGCGAATGCGGTGATTGGGAGTGGACTGCCTGTTTCGGGGAAGGATggcaaggaaggagggggCTACTTTACGATTCATGTGACTCCTGAGGAAGGATGGTCGTACGCTTCGTTCGAGTGCAAcgtccctcttccttcttcgtcctcttcttcctcgggAGCACTCGCCAAGAGACCAGACTTGCAAACACTTATCCGTAACGTTGtcaacatcttccaacCCTCTCGTTTATCCATCACGCTCTTCGTGTCCAcccctccatcatcttcttctcctggCTCGAGCGAAGCAGAAGTCAAAGCTTGGAACTCGTTCGGAACCGACCTTTTGGGTAATGAGTTTGTGCGCAAGGATAGGATAGGGTACGAATTTGATGGGTATGATTTGGTGTTTGCTTGTttcgagaagaagggctGGGTGGAGCCAAAGTTGGAGTTTGGTTCCGAGGCCAAGGAGAGTTTATGA
- a CDS encoding mitochondrial import inner membrane translocase subunit TIM9 — translation MDFSQFNGAEQAHMSKVIEKKQMQDFMRLYSGLVERCFNACAQDFTSKALTTNETTCVQNCTDKFLKHSERVGARFAEHNAEQMQGGGQ, via the exons ATGGACTTTTCACAATTCAACGGCGCCGAGCAGGCGCACATGTCCAAGGTtattgagaagaagcag ATGCAAGACTTTATGCGACTTTACTCGGGTCTTGTCGAGAGATGCTTCAATGCCTGTGCTCAGGACTTTACCAGTAAAGCCCTTACCACGAACGAG ACCACCTGCGTCCAGAACTGTACAGACAAGTTTTTGAAGCATTCCGAAAGGGTGGGAGCGAGGTTTGCAGAGCATAACGCTG AGCAAATGCAGGGCGGCGGACAGTAG